TAATCCAGATACTATTTTTGTTTCTCAAAATTCAGATACCCTGTTAAAAGCAATAAAATATTTAGGAAATACAACTGAAGGAAAGAAAATTTTACATAGAACAAGATTCATATTTTTAAATAGTCCACTTACAGGTGTTTCTTTTATTAGCAGACAAGAAATAGAAGATTTATCAAAACTGTATAAATTTAAATATTCTTATCCAGAATAAAATATAGTCTACTATTCTTTTAATATTTTATATACTAAAGAAAAATAGATAAAAAAAATAAATATTATATTCTTTATAATAAAATTCCGCAGACATTGTCTGCGGAATTATTAAATTATCTTTATTTAATTTCTTTTTTCAAGATTTGCCAGTATCCTGAACGATTATTTCCAATTCTTTCAATATAGCTATTTTCTTTAAGTAAAGAAATTATTCTTTCTAAAGTTCTTTTACTTATATTCAAATTTTCCATAATATTCTTTTGTGTTGTTTCGGGATATTGTTTTAAAAACTCTAATACAAGAGGAGTGTTTTCTTCTATTTTATTTTTTGAACCATTGGCGACATTCTTGGCGACATTCTTGGCGACATTTAAAGCCTCAAATCTTATCATTATATCTTCAGGATAAACTGTATATTTTGGAAGTGTTGTGCCATAATTTCTACAAGCCTCACATATCTTTTCAATACCCCTTCCCCAAGTTTCTATAAATCCAGCTCTAAAAAATCCATTGGCGATATTTGGGTTAAATGGTTTTGAACGATGTTTTCCCATAAGAGTTTCAACAGTCCAACCTGATGGAAGAATACAATCATTAGAAATATATAGTTTATCTTTATAAACACTTATTTGAATAGGAATTTGTGTTGCATAATTTTTATGAACTATGGCATTATAAACAGCTTCTCTTATAGCTGCTTTTGGAAACGGAAATGTTTCTACTCTTGTAACTCCCTCATAAGTTATATTAGCTTTTAAATATTTAGTAAAAATAAGATCTATCACTTTATCAGCTTGAGATATTAAAGAACCGTGTATCTCGTCCATATAGCTTATTTCAGAATCACTTTCAAAAAATCCTATTTTTATATATGCTCCATTAATCCATTTTTCAGGATTCTGATGAAATAACATCATTCCTGCTCTTAGAATTTTGCCATCTTTAATAAGTCCTAAACTATCTAAAAGCTGTTCATTCGTCATGTTCAAATCTTTTTCGTCCATTCTTTTACTTAAAATAGCTTGTTTTCTAAAAATATCAAAGCTATCTCTCCAAAAGTCATCAGCAGAAAGATTATCTAGTGGTATACTGTCCCAAGTTATCCCTGTTTTTTCAAAAAGAAATTGTGTAAGTGCAGCACCTTTTAAAAGCTGTTTTGTACTTCCACTTCTATAATGGTATTCCCCTTTATAATTTACAGGATATGAACTTGGTAGAGTTACTATTTCAAGATAGTCTTTATTTTCTTCAGAATATAAATTTACATCAACAATTATTCCAAAAACATCTCTCACTTTATTAGGAATATCTTCCAAAAGCTTTTTGGCATTTGCAATTCCTGTAACTGTTCCATCATCATTTTTTCCTATATAAATTTTACCGCCCTGAGTATTGGCAAAACCACAAATCCATTTTAAATAATCTTCTTTCCAAGTTTCTTTCCATTCTATATTTTGTTTTTCTTTATCTATCATAATTATCCTCACACAGAAATCTGAAATCATTTAAACTATTTCATATAATTATATCATATTTAATGAGAATTTTTATTATGTTTAATAAAAATATCAAAATTATCTTTATCTATCCAATATTTTTCATTATTCATTAAAATATTATGAATTTTATTAAACTCATAATTTATCTGATTTAACTGTCTTTTATAAAAAAACATCATAGTAATATTAATTATAAAAATTGCTATAAAAACAATTAAAATAGTTCTATCAAGTAAATAATAAAAATATTCTCTTTTATTTATATTTTTATTAGCTTTTTCTGAAATTAACATAATTTGTTCTTCTGATTTCTTAGCTATATTTTTATTACTATCTTTTATATGCTTACTAATTTCAAAAATATCAGATGAATTTTTTTCTATATTTAATAAAATATTTTTAAAGTCATTAAGTTTCAACTCTTTATTTATAGTCTCAATTCTTTCTATCATTATAGGAATTTTTTCTGAAAAATTTTCAAGAGTTTTAATGACTTCTTCTGATTTTTTATCAAGTTCAGCTAAACGATTTTCAGCTTTTACTTTTAAGGCAACATTATCTAAAGTTTCTATTATTTTTTCATTACTATTTGATAAATCATTAATATTCATAAGTCCTCCTACAATTCAAATTCATACACTTTTTCTTGTTTTTTAAGTATTTTTAAATCTCTTTCTTGAATTTTTTTCTCTATGGTATTTTTTTCTTTTGGCTTTTCAAATCCCATTTGAGAAGCTATTTTATCTAAACTTTCCTTTCTTTTATTTTCTTTATTTAAATTAAAAATTTCCAATAGTTTATCTTTATTAAAATCAGGAATATTAAAAGTTTTTTCTAAATTAGAAAGTCTGAATTTATCTTTTTTCCCTTTAAGAATCTTTTTATCAACTGTAAAAACAATATGCTTTTTATTTTCTACCCACTCTGTAGAATATCCATCCTTTTGCATGTTAAAAATAAAATTTTCTTTTGATGTTGATACTTTCATATTTTTTATTATTTTTTCTGCTAGTCTTGTAATATCTGCTCCTTTTTTAATTATTTGATATTTATTTTTATCATAGCTTACAATATCTCCTTTTTCCCTTGTAATCTTTTTGTTATCTATACCGTAGTATTTGCATATCTCATCATTTAATTCCTTTTTAAAGACTAAATTACGAGCTTCTTCATGTAATTTTTCTCCTGTTTCAAAGTTTACAGTATTAACTATGAAATGACTGTGAAGATGTTCTTTATCATTATGAACTGCTATAAAAACTTCGTGTCCTTGAAATGCTTTTTCAGTCCATTTAACAGCAATTTCTAACACCTTTTCTTTTGATATTTCATTAGGAGAAAAACTTTGAATATAATGACGATATTGTCTTCCGTCTGTCTTTTTAAAATAATCTTTAGTTTCAAAAAATTCATAAGCTATTTTTTTATAATTTTCACTGCAGTTTATTCCATAAGTTTCATATGCTTTTTCTCCAACATAATTTAAAACCTTTTTAAGAGAAGTATGAGTTTTTCCACTCTTTTTTACGACTTTAATAATTGCCATATTTTTACTATCTCCTCATGAAGTTTTTCTGCTTCATCAAGCTCATTTATCATTGCAGTACTATTTATTTTTTTAGCAATTTGATTAATATTATTTGATAAATTTCTTGTGGCTTTTCTTAAATCATCAAGAAGCTCATTATATTCTTTAATATCATAAAGTAAATTTTTTCTTATTAACTCTCTCAAAAATTCAGCTTGACTTATATTAAGTTTCTTTGCTTGATAGACTAACTTTATGTGGTCATCTTTTGTTAATCTCACTGTAAATTGTCTTAAATCTTTTTTCATAAATAGCCTCCACTTTCACATAAAATTTTTATAAATTTTTCTTCCCAAAAAAGAAAAAATTATAAAAATTAAAAGGGGTATTAGGGGAACTTTTCCCCTAACAAGCTCCAAATTGCGACAGCATATTTGAGTAGCTTGCTCACACTGTTTCACAACAATATTTAAGGGAAAAAACTTTACTTTTTAATGTCCAAAAAAATTAAAAAATAAAATTATAAACAGTGTGATACTAGCTCTTTCTTCTTAGACAAAGCAGATGTTGTTTAAACTCAAAAGTATTCATTCTAGCAAGTGTATTTTTATTTGTATTAAGTACTTCAATAGGAATATTTATTATAATATTTTCAATTTCATTTTTTAGGTTTTTATCAGAAATAATTCCAGCAAAATAAGAAAGCCATTTTCTTTTGTTTTCATCTAACAATTTTGGCTCTTCAGTTTTAATATTATATGTTGAATATTCCCATTCATTATTAAGTCCCTTATAAAGAACTGCATTAAAATTTTGACCTTTACCTTGTTTAATACATTCCAAAGTTAAATTATATATTTCTATAAATTTTTCTTCTGTTAAGTCTTTAATGTTTTTTCTAATATTTTTCTTAGTAGCATTGTTAAGTAAATTAAAAATATTTTTATCTAAAAACTCATAACTACTACTAATTTTTTTATCTTTTTCTAAATCAGTCTTTATATCCTTAGTAGTAGTTCTATTATTAGTATTTCTTTCTTTAGTATATTCTTTTATTAGTAGTGTTGGATTTGCCGAAGTCGGTATAGCCGAAATCGGCTTTTCCAATTGCGGTGAAACCTCTTTGTTTTCAATACTTTTCTTCTCTTCTTTTTCTTTTTTCTGTTTTGATATTTCTTTGTAATGTACAGTACAATTTTCAGGAATTTCTATAAAATTTTCTAAAATTTCTTCATACTTTGTGGGAACTTCAAAAACGAGATAAAAATTTTCTATTATTTTTCCTGACTTTCTAATTTCAAAATAGTGGCAATATCCAAATTCTCTAAGTTCATTTAGATATCCTCTTGTCTTATCTTTTTTATCTCTATCTTTTACTGTTGATAAATGATTTAAATTAATTTTCCAGTCTTCAGGTCTTCCTATTAAATATGTTAAAAGTCCAGAAGCTCCCCAAGATAATCTGTTATCATTGATTCCTGTTTTGTCTATTTGAATATATGGATTCTCTCTTTTTATTATTTTTACAATTGCCATTCTAAGCCTCCTAAAAATCAAACTCGTCCTTACTCGTCCGTTTATGAAAAAAATATTTAGGACGATTTAAAATTTTTAGGATTTAAAACATCAAAAAAAGCCATAAAAATCAACTTTTATAGCTTCCAACTAATTATATTTTCTTTTTCCATATTTCTCAAAATCCGTTTCCCCTAAAGGAGTGAGGGTTCAAGTCCCTCTCTAGGCACCATTGTTAAATGTAATTAAAAAGATACAAATGTATCTTTTTTTTATTTTTTGACTTTTAATTATAATTATATAAAAAATAACCAGTTCTATATTGAGCTGGTTATTTTATAATATTATTTTAAATCTTCATAAGCTTTTAGACCATAAGCAGATTGTGTTTGAGTAACAGCTCTATGTATAGCCTTTTCCATAACATAAGCAGATAAAGTTCCAAGAGTATCAATATTTACCTCTACCTCTCCAGTTCCTAATGTAAATATAGTATCTCCATCTAATGATGTATGAACTGGAGATATAGCTCTTGCATATCCATTATGTGTCATTGAAGCAATTTTTGTTGCTTGAGCTTTAGTCAGTTTTGCATTAGTTATTATACAACCTATTGTCGTATTAGTATTTTTTAATACACTATAATTAATATCTAAATCTTTCCACATCTCTTCTCTAGTACTTATAATTTTAGTTTTTTCCTCATTTAAAAGACCAGCTAAAAATCTATTAGTCTCACTATCTATAACATTTCCTATGGCATTAACTCCAACTATTGCTCCTACCTTTAAATTTTCTAACTCTATACAGTAAATTCCTAATCCAGATTTCATAGCTCTATCCATTCCTCTATATTTTCCTACACTAGCCCCTGTACCAGCTCCATAGTTTCCCTCTTGGACATAATCTTTCTCTGAATTACAACAAGCTTGGTAACCCATAGCTTTATCTGGTCTAACTTTTGAATCTCCTACTGCCAAATCAAAAAGTGAAGCTCCACAAACGATTGGAACTACTCCTATCCCAACATCAAATCCTATTCCTCTCTCTTCTAAGTACTGCATAACTCCACTAGTAGCCTCTAATCCAAAGGCACTTCCCCCAGAAAGAACTATCCCATGTACTCTATCTACTGTATTAACTGGATTTAGAAGCTCTGTTTCATGAGAGGCTGGTCCTCCACCTCTTACATCTACACCAGTACAACCACCTTTTTCACAAATAATAACTGTACAACCTGTCCCAGCTTCTATATTTTGAGCATTTCCCACTCTTATTCCTTCTATATCTGTTATCTTTATCTCTTTCATTTTTTATTCCCCCTTTATATATTTTAAATATTTTTAAGGCACATTCTTATAAGTTGGATTCCATCTATTAGAATAATATTTTTTTCTTGAGCTAACTCTTTTATTCTAGAGCTAAACTCCCCTGTACATACTAAAACTTTATAAAAATTATTAAATTTATTTTCTGGATTATCATTTTTTTCTTTAGTTTCAACTATCTCTTCAAGTTGCTTAATTCCTTCATCTTCATCATATTCGCCATCTTTTTTCTTAATCTGTACATAGACTCTGCAACTACCTATCTCATCATTTACTTCACTCAATATTGGAAGAGGTTTTATAAAAGTTCTATCAGAATCTCCACCTTTTTTATCATAGGAATTTTTACTTTCAACTAAATAACCTTGTTCTTTAAAAATATGTTCTACAATTTCTTCTACATCATTAGGTCTAACAGAAAAAATTTCTTTATTTAAATTTTCCATATTTTTGATGTTTTTCTCAAAAATA
Above is a genomic segment from uncultured Fusobacterium sp. containing:
- a CDS encoding P1 family peptidase: MKEIKITDIEGIRVGNAQNIEAGTGCTVIICEKGGCTGVDVRGGGPASHETELLNPVNTVDRVHGIVLSGGSAFGLEATSGVMQYLEERGIGFDVGIGVVPIVCGASLFDLAVGDSKVRPDKAMGYQACCNSEKDYVQEGNYGAGTGASVGKYRGMDRAMKSGLGIYCIELENLKVGAIVGVNAIGNVIDSETNRFLAGLLNEEKTKIISTREEMWKDLDINYSVLKNTNTTIGCIITNAKLTKAQATKIASMTHNGYARAISPVHTSLDGDTIFTLGTGEVEVNIDTLGTLSAYVMEKAIHRAVTQTQSAYGLKAYEDLK
- a CDS encoding ATP-binding protein, with amino-acid sequence MIDKEKQNIEWKETWKEDYLKWICGFANTQGGKIYIGKNDDGTVTGIANAKKLLEDIPNKVRDVFGIIVDVNLYSEENKDYLEIVTLPSSYPVNYKGEYHYRSGSTKQLLKGAALTQFLFEKTGITWDSIPLDNLSADDFWRDSFDIFRKQAILSKRMDEKDLNMTNEQLLDSLGLIKDGKILRAGMMLFHQNPEKWINGAYIKIGFFESDSEISYMDEIHGSLISQADKVIDLIFTKYLKANITYEGVTRVETFPFPKAAIREAVYNAIVHKNYATQIPIQISVYKDKLYISNDCILPSGWTVETLMGKHRSKPFNPNIANGFFRAGFIETWGRGIEKICEACRNYGTTLPKYTVYPEDIMIRFEALNVAKNVAKNVANGSKNKIEENTPLVLEFLKQYPETTQKNIMENLNISKRTLERIISLLKENSYIERIGNNRSGYWQILKKEIK
- a CDS encoding relaxase/mobilization nuclease domain-containing protein; this translates as MAIIKVVKKSGKTHTSLKKVLNYVGEKAYETYGINCSENYKKIAYEFFETKDYFKKTDGRQYRHYIQSFSPNEISKEKVLEIAVKWTEKAFQGHEVFIAVHNDKEHLHSHFIVNTVNFETGEKLHEEARNLVFKKELNDEICKYYGIDNKKITREKGDIVSYDKNKYQIIKKGADITRLAEKIIKNMKVSTSKENFIFNMQKDGYSTEWVENKKHIVFTVDKKILKGKKDKFRLSNLEKTFNIPDFNKDKLLEIFNLNKENKRKESLDKIASQMGFEKPKEKNTIEKKIQERDLKILKKQEKVYEFEL
- the mobC gene encoding plasmid mobilization relaxosome protein MobC, which codes for MKKDLRQFTVRLTKDDHIKLVYQAKKLNISQAEFLRELIRKNLLYDIKEYNELLDDLRKATRNLSNNINQIAKKINSTAMINELDEAEKLHEEIVKIWQLLKS